The Rhododendron vialii isolate Sample 1 chromosome 1a, ASM3025357v1 region GTACAACTTTGAAAATGCCCTTTTTGGATAGGTAGATGAATGTGATTGTCCatgtgaaaataaaaattgatgaaCATTGATGGAGCCTTTTCAAGGGAAGGAGCAAAATTTTATGCTGAGTATAGAATTTGATTACCCATGGCATGCAATTTTCAAGTTATTTCTTTTATCTGCAACATTTAACgtatttttctttgaattttgatttattgtCAAGTGGAAAATCATTCATCTAACATTACGCCAAAATAGTGTAGCAATACCTTTACTTTGCAGAGAGCATTTTGCCGATCTGACGTCTCAATTTAAAATGTAGAATTAGCTAGTAGTAATTTCCTCTCATTGTAGTGGTCCTAGTGGAAGGTGGAGTGCACATTTAGGGCTCACATGTTTCTTCCcatcttattttattttgagagtCTAAAGTCAATGCGTATATATGTAACACAACTTTTAACCATTACTTTTGTGGCTAGAATCTACATGAGTTTTATAATCAAGAATCTTGCAAGCTTCAACTAATTAACAGTTTAACTAGCATCTTTAAAACAAATTAGTAATGAGAGaacttaattaaaatattctttCCAAATACCCCATAGATACCTTTGAAATGGAGAAATTGTCATAAACTGTATATACTCTCTCAAACGCAAAAATAGAACTCATAGGAAAACTTTTACTACTACAGATGTGAATCTGTCCCAGTCTACGGCGCCATAGATATCTGCTCCAACCTGCTCATATGAATGCGCGCGAATCAATTctcacagattttttttttctagtaaaAGGCGAGTATGGTATAGTTGGCGGAAAAATTCTTCAGttgacactacaagaaaaagtatgtttagtgacgaaaaagtggcgacgaaatttaatttcgtcactaattgagtatatttggcgacaaaaaaataaattagtcactgttttgataacttccttgacgaaattattttgtcaccaattctaactatttagcgacgaaaaagatatatttgtcaccaaaggctcctatttggcgacgaaataaaattttcgtcgccaaaagagtaaaaaatgagatgaaattattttttgtcgccaaagataactatttagtgacggaaaaaatattttgtcgccaaatgaaccaatttggcgacgaaaaatatttttgtcttctttttacgttttcagtgacgaaaaatttatcctttggtgacgaaatttatgaattacgctttgtcaccaagtatatttcgggcataactctttgctcagaactccgattgagataatctaaattgggtttgaacaataacataaagagctacgacttttatgtttattaaaattgctaattttaatgtttaatagttcaaaatggcgttcaaaatatattttaatgttcaatgtatgtgttatatattagatatttcaaacatatgctgaaaagtttgtgtggtgcagttggttaaagcttgcgtgcaaaacttaggagactcgggttcgaaaccccgcaggagcaagaaagtgagatttttttcacatattagaatgtctttcgcgacgaaaaatttcgtcaccgatgggtcacctttgacgagccaaagggaataatttgtgacgaaattttttgtcatcaaaaaagcacaataggtgacgaagaaaatttcgtcaccaagtcatttttccgtgacgaaatttttcgtcaccaaaaggcactataggtgacgaaaaatagatttcgtcaccaggtaggaatcctcgacaacctttaggcgacaaattttttttcgtcacctatattatttgtgacgaaaaacatacaatttgcgacgattttcattcgtcacccaatgcaatttttcttgtagtgtgaaTATGGGGCATATATAAGTTATGCAATCCTATTCTCAAATGTCCGAACCCAATCACAAGTTTACATGTCCTTATTTTACAAATGCTACCTATAATTTTATATCTTGATGTTCTCATTATGATGATGCTAGCGACTGATTTTCTTATAATTATGCATGTATGCATTTTCATCAAGAAATTATTTTGGTTTAACTAATTACTTtttcaactatatatatatatatatgcaatccCTGTCTCGATGTCTTAACCGAATGCACATTAAGTTTACATATCTTTATCTACGAATACGACCTCTACATTTATATTTTGTTGTCGCTATAATGTTGttagctacttatttttttataggtATATAGTTTGACCTTTTTTATGTATCAAGAGTTATTTTGGCTTAACTAAGTACTTTTTTTCACGGTCCATAGAGAACTTTGCTGTGACTTTAATTAGGATCGATTTCCGTTCGTGCGCAGTGGGATTGGTCCACCAGAATTACTTGAAATGTGTATAAGATGACCCGaatacctgagttatcaaaactAGGCACTTTTTCAACTATGTCGTTGAAGGCTTGTAGCAACTTCATGCGAAACATCGAAACTTTCCTGCAAGATTTATAGTTTGTTCTGTGAAGTCATTGAAGTACGTGGTTACTGGTTTGGAATGGGAGATGCTATCCAGCAGTACCCTACAAAAACGGTGCAGAGCGGCCAATCTGTACTGATTCGGCTTTGGATATATTTGGAAAAACTAGATCCCCACTTGGACATGGGTTTGGTGGTTCATCCAATATTATCATTGAGGATTGGAGCACGAGCAAATAAATCAATCCCACGATCGAGAATCGTAGTTGGTGTAGGGTCTCCCATAGTCTCACCGTTCTCTTTCCCCCCCCCACCCGTTTTCTCTTTTCAAGACTGTCAACTCAACAAAAGGATCTTTCTATACATATAAAACAAGATCCTCGATCAATGATAAGGGTATCCAAAAtgttataatcaaaaattgtcacatcgatcagtatttgattattcattttaaAGATTGCTAAGATTAACAATGTAGACGTCAATCtccaatggcataatcaaaattatataaccaaaacttatcacatcatattttcaaattacaaaaatctaaaaactgtgaacaatagaaatagtttttctaaaaataattttgaaactaataaaaactactccctccgtcccataatatttgttcggtccgcaaaacagagacgtaaaaataatacagtttttgtaagaaaagttggaaaaaaattcaacaatttattagatcttgacgagtttttttaacttatgaaaaaaatttgaattttttcttgaaagaaatacattattttatggttctcgttttgcggaccggacaaatattatgggatggagggagtatttactagatatagaaaatagtttttgaaactttttattggaaaaaaacaattttttagtaaaatagtttttttcgaaaatgttggtcgaagagagagagagagagaggaaaaaggaagagagatagaacatttttgtataatgattgatgtatttgattgagaatatgtgggtctattaaatttggttattgtcaaaaagttgttagttttggttattcaaaatccaaaatttgattatttttaagaaggttgttaaatttgatttagCATTGTAagccatattttgcacaaacgttattaactttaaaaatcttttacttttgattatagtattgtggatactctaatacatataaaataataacaaaatacaaggaaaatcgCTCAGCGTTGTTATTAGACCCGTCGCTCCACTCACAGAGATGAGCGGATGATCGCCACTGAATTTGCTTCCTGTTGCATGATCGTCACTGGAATATCGTTTGGATTGCAGTACTTGTCGTTGGACAGCTCACGAAATCGCCGTCCTAGTCGATCGGAATCAGGAGCCACAACTAGAGCTGTAAATGAGTTGAGCTGAACTTTGTCGAGCatgagctcagctcgtttactaaacgaactcaaaattcgagctcgagccgagttgagtcatttactaaacgagtctctttaatTGAGCCGAGCcacccttaacgagccgagcttttgtcaaacgagccgagccgagcttggcaaatttactaaacgagccgaaaattcgagctcgaactcggctcgtttacaaaatgaGCCAAGCCAAACCGAACTTGtgagctgctcggttcgtttataACCCTAGCCGCAACCCAAATCTAGAATCTCAGATCTTGGTCGTAGTCTAAAAATGTTGGGGATAGTTGGATATCAATTGAGATGTTACtttctcaaaaacaaaaaagagagtttgaGATTTGAGATACCGCGACGGTGAGAAGGCTCTCTCGCCCAGCCCATCCAGCCTAGCCCATTCTGAAGAGTACTTTAGGCCTGTATTTTAAGCACATTTGAGATGTTTTGTTGGGCTTGAAAATGCAACCTAAGTATGCCTACAGAAACTATTAAGGGTATGAAATTGATCACTCTAGAAAAAATATTAGTAATAAACATTCACAAAACAGAAAATTAAATGTAATTCTATGAGACACCAATATAATTTGAAAGATATAAAcccccaccacccccccccccccccccccccccccccaaccaaATTGCTGGCCCCTAAAAAAAAGTCTTTACAATTTTGAAATCAACACATAAAATatttcgtgcataattttttttagaacttttttactccaaattaaagaactcgTGAAGTATTTGATttagtacaatttttttgaaaaaaaattatgaacaaaagTAATTTACGTTATGAGCCAAAAATCGCATGACTTTTATAGTGTGTAAGTAATTTGGGACAAGAGTATCACCATGGGTATTTTGAGAGATTGATGTGAATCCTGCTCTCGAGCTCCCTAATGGATCTGACCTTATGTGAgataattctttttctttttaataggCAATAGTatcattttattaagaaaacttgATAAGAGTACATCAAATTGGGGATAGGGGAGGAAAATTCAACCAAAGTCCAAAACATCTAATGGGCAAATCCCCAAAAAACCTAAAATAGGCAAAGCCAAATGGGCCAAGTCATGAGCCCAGCCCaagaaccaaaaccaaaacccttaACATTGCTGCCCAAATCACCACTACCACCCAAAAACAAACGCCGCCACCAGTGACAGCGTTGACCAAACGGGCattattcggtttggattttaaggGAGGTTTTTAAGactaatgagtggaaagaggtTTTGAGGTCATAATTCTTTACAATTgcgggatggtgctgtgcagtggtgtgcgcaacACCGTGTTACGCACTTTCGAGCCATCGGATCGTGTATCCGATAGCTCGaatctcatcttggcaatgaaTGACTCTCGATTATTGGTTACCAAGATGATATTCGAgtcgtcggatgcacgatccgacaaCTTGGAGGTGTGCACGTCACTTCACAGCACCAATCCGAAGTCCAATTCTTTAGTAGTGTCATTCGTTCTCACTCTCAATTATCGCTCTACACTAACGTTTTCAGTTCTCGTTCTCACGGATTATGTAGTTTAGGATACTTCGAAAGACATTTTAATGCTCGTGCTCCCGAGAATGATTTAAGTGCAACGGTTATTCATAATGCTCTTATGTGAAGTGGAATCTACACATAGATAGAACTCACCTCATGTaatcatttttccaaattttcatTCAGCTTTCGGTCACATAATCTTCTGGTAATAGTCTTCGTCTCACTCAATCCTCTGTCGTCTATGCTTGCATTCTCAATTCTTCCTTTTGCGATTTTAATAACTTGACGTATTTTTAAAACAAGCTTTCCCACTcgtattttttccctttcacaTTTACGCACGTGCATGAACATTACGTGACTTATGTCTGGCCAGGTTGTATTTAACCAAGTTTTGACCCATTAACGTTGTGAAAGGACTAAATATATTGATTACGAAACTTACAACGAACTTACTTCTTAGCAAAACCGAATTCTTGAATACCAAAGAACCAGTGCAAATGAAACTGACCAAAataactcctctctctctctctctctctctctctctctctctcccctaccCTATAAAAACATCTCTCCTCGCCATCAACTTCCATTCCGTTACTGTCCAAAACGCCATGGCACATTTCAACACCATCCTGCTCGCCGCCTTCTCCCTACTCCTAACCACCGCCCTAGCAAAACACCCCGCCTTCGACGACGACGGAGGGGACAACCCCGCGCCCGCGCCTTCCCCCTCCTACGACCTCTCGCCGGCCGCCGCCGAAGACCTCAACTACATAAACAGCATCCCCCCGGCGGAGCGAAAACTCCTCGACGACTGCTCTAACCGCATGACCCGTAAGTGCGGTGACGACGTGGTCTCGGGGCTGCTGATGAAGTCGGAGGTGAGCGACGACTGTTGCACGCAGCTCGTGAGGATGGGGAAGAAGTGCCATAACCATTTGGTCAAGTTGCTGGTTAGGTATCCGGATTTCAGGCAGAATGCGGCGATGATTAAGGAGAGTTCTAAGAAGATTTGGAGCGGGTGCCGGGATGTTGCCGCGGACCCGCCCGCGTCGCCGTAGTGTGGGAATTTtactagggttttgtttttataataacaaaataaaattgacgGGGTATCATACCTGCATTTTATAGAGATTTCAGTTTTGTTTAGAGGagagaaataaattaaaaaaaccctagaaaaaaaaaaagtaatgtgGCGTAATCTTGGTCAatctattttgagttttaattttTCCTGTGAAAATAACTTTTCACTACACTTTCTTACGAGTAACTTTGAATTTTATGCACTATGTAAGCTTTTATTTTAGATTATAAGAGACAAGTTTTGGAACGTGAAGAGTGAAAAATATTGGAGtgcatttttctttgtttttaagTTATTGGTGTCTTTGAATTGTAGGATCTATACCTGATGTTTCTTCCACACGATTTtatggacggttcggatcattgTTATGGATCAGGAAAGGACTCACAGATAGTTCAAACTAGACCCGACTGGTTGGAAAAGCATACTAAACGTGACCCATACCCGATTTTGTGggtttctttctcattt contains the following coding sequences:
- the LOC131332902 gene encoding protein DOWN-REGULATED IN DIF1 11-like — encoded protein: MAHFNTILLAAFSLLLTTALAKHPAFDDDGGDNPAPAPSPSYDLSPAAAEDLNYINSIPPAERKLLDDCSNRMTRKCGDDVVSGLLMKSEVSDDCCTQLVRMGKKCHNHLVKLLVRYPDFRQNAAMIKESSKKIWSGCRDVAADPPASP